CCACGGCCAAGGTCAACAAGGCCAACCGTGGTGGTGGCGGGGGCGGCTTCGGTGGCTCCTCCGGCGGATCCGGCGGCGGACGTCCGGCGTCCGGTAACTACAGCCAGGGCGGAGACGATCCGTGGGGCAGCGCGCCGCAGGCGGGCTCCTTCGGAGGCTCCCAGGGCTCGGACGACGAACCGCCGTTCTGATCCGTACCGAATCGGAACATCCAGAAAACGGAGATAGACATGCCGAAGCCGCCGCTGCGCGACAAGGTTATGAAGAAGAAGGTCTGCACGTTCTGCAAGGAAAAGAACACGCAGATCGATTACAAGGACACGACGCTGCTGCGTAAGTACGTCAGCGACCGCGGCAAGATCCGTGCCCGCCGTGTCACCGGCAACTGCGTCCAGCACCAGCGGGACATCGCGGTCGCCGTGAAGAACTCGCGTGAGGTTGCTCTGCTGCCTTACGTCTCGACGGCTCGCTAAGGAAAGGGAGGGACGACATGAAGCTGATTCTTACTGCTGACGTGGACAACCTCGGTGCGCCCGGCGACACCGTTGAGGTCAAGGACGGCTACGGCCGTAACTACCTGCTCCCCCGCGGCCTGGCCATCGTTGCCACCCGTGGCGCTCAGAAGCAGGTCGAGGGCATCCGCCGTGCGCAGGAAGCGCGCGCGGTCCGTGGTCTCGATCACGCCAAGGAGCTCAAGGCCGCCATCGAGGGCCTCGAGGGTGTGTCGCTGTCGGTGAAGACCGCCGGTGACTCGGGCAAGCTGTTCGGTTCCGTCACCGCGGCCGACGTTGCAGGCGCCATCAAGGCTGCCGGCGGCCCGGTCGTCGACAAGCGCAACCTGGAGCTGCCGAAGGCCCACATCAAGGCCACCGGCAAGCACCTCATCGTGGTCAACCTGCACCCCGAGGTTGCCGCCAAGTTCCACCTGAACGTCGTCGCCGCTTAGTCGACGCGTTCGATCGAACGGCCCCGCGGACTTCGAGTCCGTGGGGCCGTTCGCGCTCTGGGGACGGGCTGTGGATAGATGCACCACTCAGTGTCAATTCTGTGAGCTGGGACATGCTCCTGTTGGGTGGGTATTTACCGAACACGCCCGGGCTGTCAACCGGAGCGACACGCCGAATGAGTTTCCATCCACAGGGCTGTGAAACGAAAAACGCCCATCTACCTGCAAGTTGTTCAGTGTGATGTTCGTCTGTCCCCAGGTTATCCCCAGTTTTCCCCAGGCCGGTTAACATCCTGGCGTGGTGCGTCCCCACTTCATCCACAACTGTGTACACAGGTGGGTTTGGTGGGCGGGTTGTCCGACCCCTAACGTCGTCGCGAGCGTGTCTCTCGAGCCGCCCGCGAGGCGGCACAGTTTTGTCGGGGTGCACGGGTACAAAGAGTGTGAAAGACGTCTTCCGCACGTCCGTCGCGTTAGGCGGGGCGGCGTCGGACTTCGTCGCGTGGAAGGGCGGTCGCGTTGGCGGTTGTAGATGATCGTGGTCATTCCGAGTACCCGGGACCCCCGGAGGAGCCGAGCGAGGAGTTCGGTCGGCAGCCTCCGCACGACATGGTCGCGGAGCAGTCGGTGCTCGGCGGCATGCTGCTGAGCAAGGACGCGATCGCCGACGTCCTCGAGGTGCTGCGGCCGGGCGACTTCTACCGCCCCGCCCATCAGTCGGTGTACGACGCGATCCTCGACCTGTACAGCCGCGGTGAGCCGGCCGACCCGGTCACGGTGTCCGCGGAACTGGATCGGCGAGGCGAGCTGCGCCGTATCGGCGGCGCCCCCTACCTCGTCACCCTCACCCAGACGGTCCCCACCGCCGCGAATGCCGCCTACTACGCGGAGATCGTCGCGGAGAAGTCGGTGTTGCGCCGTCTCGTCGACGCCGGCACCCGCATCGTCCAGTACGGCTACGCCGGCTCGGACGGTCAGGACGTCGCCGAGGTGGTCGACCGCGCGCAGGCGGAGATCTTCGAGGTCACCGAGCGCCGCACCACCGAGGACTTCATGCCGCTCGAGGAGCTGCTGCAGCCCACGATGGACGAGATCGACTCCATCGCCAGCCGCGGCGGCATCTCGCTCGGCGTGCCCACCGGGTTCAGCGAGCTCGACGAGATCACCAACGGCATGCACGCCGGGCAGATGATCATCGTCGCGGCTCGTCCGGGCGTTGGAAAGTCCACAATCGGAATGGATTTCATGCGTTCGTGCTCCATCAAGCACGGCATGGCCAGCGTCATCTTCTCGCTCGAAATGAGCAAGACCGAGATCGTGATGCGTCTGCTGTCGGCGGAGGCGAAGATCAAGCTCTCGGACATGCGCTCGGGCAAGATGTCGGACGACGACTGGACCCGTCTGGCGCGGCGGATGAGCGAGATCAGCGAGGCTCCGCTGTTCATCGACGACTCCCCCAACCTGACGATGATGGAGATCCGCGCGAAGGCCCGCCGGCTCAAGCAGAAGCACAACATCCGGCTGATCGTGATCGACTACCTGCAGCTGATGTCGTCGGGCAAGAAGGTCGAGTCCCGCCAGCAGGAAGTCTCGGAGTTCTCCCGCAGCCTCAAGCTGCTGGCCAAGGAACTCGAGGTCCCGGTGATCGCGATCTGTCAGCTCAACCGTGGTCCCGAGCAGCGAACCGACAAGCGCCCCCAGGTTTCCGACCTCCGCGAGTCCGGCTCGCTCGAGCAGGACGCCGACATGGTCATGCTGCTGCACCGCCCCGACGCCTTCGAGCGCGACGACCCGCGCGGCGGCGAGGCCGACATCATCCTCGGCAAGCACCGTGGCGGTCCGACCGCGACCATCACCGTCGCGCACCAACTGCACTACTCGCGGTTCGTGGACATGGCGCGGGGATAACTCGATGTCATGTCGTTCGGCCTCAACTTAGGTGAGACCGTGGGGAAGAGCGATTCTTGCTGTGGTGACCCCGGATGAACATGTCATCGGCGTTTCGTTGACCGGACACCTCTTCTGATCGAGCGCCCGACCACGTCCAGGGGCGTGGCAGAAGTTGCCGCCTGATTCCGCGGAACTGGTCAGGCCCAACAGGGGTTCGCCGCGCGCGCGAACGAACCCCCTGGCCGGCTGGGTGCGCTCAGTGCGCTGCGGCAAGTTCGTTCGCCTTCTCGCGCCGGAGAACCGCTTCGAGGACGGCGTAGTCCGCCTCCTCGATGGCGGCCATGGCGATGTCGATGGCAAACGCGGCGTCGTCCTCGGCACTGTCGGCCCGGACAGCCGCCCGCTTGGCGTCCTGCTCTTCGCGTTTCGCTTCGATGTTGGACCGGATCTGCTGGACTTGCTGGTCCCACTGCTGCTGGACGTCACGCCACCACGACGAGGCATCCGACTTGGCCTCGTCGGCGCGGGCCCGAAGTTCATCGTTGCGCTCCTGGGCCGAGGCCCGCGCTCTTGCGACTTGCTCTTCCAACGTGGCGTGCTGGGCGGTCTGCGAGGTGTGGAAGTCGTCCTCTGCCTCCTTTGCTTTTGCTGTCATGGCCGCTAGTGCTTCTGACAGAGCCATTCTGGTTACTCCTTTCGACTGAATCATTTGACGACGGTCTTCATCTGAACCTGTTGACGCTTGGCAGCGGAAGCCTGGCCGGAAGCCCGACCTGACAAGGGGATCGGCGAGTTGGTATCGAGGACGGTCCCTCTCCCTACGCCAGCTCGGAGCTGGCGTCCTTCGCCCACCCGCGTAGCGGATTCGCTCGGGTGTGCAGGGGTCACGATGTGGCGTGGCTTCGGTCGCCTAGAGCGGGCCCACCGATCGCTGCGCCAGAACGGTCCTTCTGTGCGCCTTTCAACTCGAACGCGACCACGATCTCTGTGAATCCCCGGAAGAGTGCCAAAAACCCGACGTACAAGATCAGTAGCGCTGCGCGCACCGCGATCACCTGCTGCGAGACCAAGAAACCAATGAGAATTTCGAGGACGCCGGCGGCCACCCCAAGCCACCAGACACTGTTCACGACCCGGGACTCGATGGACGAGATCAGAACGAGAGCTCCCTGCAGGATGAAAAGCACGCCGAGGACGGACGCCAGAGCCCAGAACGCGTCGAGCGGGCTGACGAACGCCCAGATCGCGCCGGCGAGAAACAGGACACCCATCAGCACGCGTGCCCACCGCCAGGGAGACCAC
This genomic stretch from Prescottella soli harbors:
- the rpsR gene encoding 30S ribosomal protein S18 — its product is MPKPPLRDKVMKKKVCTFCKEKNTQIDYKDTTLLRKYVSDRGKIRARRVTGNCVQHQRDIAVAVKNSREVALLPYVSTAR
- the rplI gene encoding 50S ribosomal protein L9, which gives rise to MKLILTADVDNLGAPGDTVEVKDGYGRNYLLPRGLAIVATRGAQKQVEGIRRAQEARAVRGLDHAKELKAAIEGLEGVSLSVKTAGDSGKLFGSVTAADVAGAIKAAGGPVVDKRNLELPKAHIKATGKHLIVVNLHPEVAAKFHLNVVAA
- the dnaB gene encoding replicative DNA helicase, whose protein sequence is MAVVDDRGHSEYPGPPEEPSEEFGRQPPHDMVAEQSVLGGMLLSKDAIADVLEVLRPGDFYRPAHQSVYDAILDLYSRGEPADPVTVSAELDRRGELRRIGGAPYLVTLTQTVPTAANAAYYAEIVAEKSVLRRLVDAGTRIVQYGYAGSDGQDVAEVVDRAQAEIFEVTERRTTEDFMPLEELLQPTMDEIDSIASRGGISLGVPTGFSELDEITNGMHAGQMIIVAARPGVGKSTIGMDFMRSCSIKHGMASVIFSLEMSKTEIVMRLLSAEAKIKLSDMRSGKMSDDDWTRLARRMSEISEAPLFIDDSPNLTMMEIRAKARRLKQKHNIRLIVIDYLQLMSSGKKVESRQQEVSEFSRSLKLLAKELEVPVIAICQLNRGPEQRTDKRPQVSDLRESGSLEQDADMVMLLHRPDAFERDDPRGGEADIILGKHRGGPTATITVAHQLHYSRFVDMARG
- a CDS encoding DUF308 domain-containing protein produces the protein MTGIAWLIIAMVVLRFTTTSVVTIGVLMGAIFLGAMMNEFLIAAVWSPWRWARVLMGVLFLAGAIWAFVSPLDAFWALASVLGVLFILQGALVLISSIESRVVNSVWWLGVAAGVLEILIGFLVSQQVIAVRAALLILYVGFLALFRGFTEIVVAFELKGAQKDRSGAAIGGPALGDRSHATS